The following are from one region of the Carassius auratus strain Wakin chromosome 43, ASM336829v1, whole genome shotgun sequence genome:
- the LOC113061404 gene encoding uncharacterized protein C11orf87 homolog, which translates to MSSRTSERLALSIPHCALNGTARSSNGTCLDPVDQLFQASSSTAVLFVLIAMIIGIIFVSVTTFHFHKSKMKMRKIQKAQEEYERDNCSPKAAKGKPVVRQCIMVRPPAGARTADPGVTEDIRHSGQTRDEDLLESVAVS; encoded by the coding sequence ATGAGTTCCCGGACCTCGGAGAGACTGGCGCTTTCTATTCCCCACTGTGCCTTGAACGGAACCGCTCGGAGCAGCAATGGCACGTGCTTGGACCCGGTGGACCAGCTGTTCCAGGCGTCCTCCTCCACCGCCGTGCTCTTCGTGCTCATCGCCATGATCATCGGGATAATATTCGTGTCCGTCACGACCTTCCACTTTCACAAAAGCAAGATGAAAATGCGCAAGATCCAGAAAGCCCAGGAGGAATACGAGCGCGACAACTGCAGTCCCAAAGCGGCCAAAGGCAAGCCGGTGGTCCGGCAGTGCATCATGGTGAGACCCCCCGCGGGAGCGCGCACGGCAGATCCTGGCGTGACAGAGGACATCAGACACTCGGGACAGACCAGGGATGAGGACTTGTTGGAATCGGTCGCTGTGTCTTGA